The following proteins come from a genomic window of Salvia hispanica cultivar TCC Black 2014 chromosome 4, UniMelb_Shisp_WGS_1.0, whole genome shotgun sequence:
- the LOC125220009 gene encoding late embryogenesis abundant protein At1g64065-like gives MVETSEQIRPLAPASERPTSSDDEAATTPGKNHRRRRLLRCCGCVGAVLLIQAVVIVILIFTVFKVKDPVIRLNGVTVDRLDLINGTTTPRPGSNMSLTADVSVRNPNYASFKYPETTSSLYYRGTEIGEARGPAGRARARRTARMNVTVEVIADRVTGQPELGSDINSGVLTLGSYTVVGGKVKVLMVKKHVRVTMNCSLTVNLTTQAIQDQKCKRKLKL, from the coding sequence ATGGTGGAAACCTCCGAGCAAATCCGGCCGCTAGCCCCCGCCTCGGAGCGCCCCACCAGCAGCGACGACGAAGCCGCCACCACCCCTGGCAAAAACCACCGCAGGCGCCGGCTCCTCCGGTGCTGCGGCTGCGTGGGCGCCGTCCTCCTCATCCAAGCCGTAGTAATCGTAATCCTAATCTTCACCGTCTTCAAGGTGAAGGACCCCGTCATCCGTCTCAACGGCGTGACGGTGGACCGCCTCGACCTCATCAACGGCACCACCACGCCGCGGCCGGGCAGCAACATGTCGCTGACCGCTGACGTGTCGGTGCGGAACCCCAACTACGCGTCGTTCAAGTACCCTGAGACGACGTCGTCTCTGTACTACAGGGGGACGGAGATCGGGGAGGCGCGGGGCCCTGCGGGGCGGGCGAGGGCGAGGCGGACGGCGAGGATGAACGTGACGGTGGAGGTGATCGCGGATCGGGTGACGGGGCAGCCGGAGCTGGGATCGGATATCAATTCGGGGGTGCTGACGCTGGGGAGTTACACGGTGGTGGGAGGGAAGGTCAAGGTTTTGATGGTGAAGAAGCATGTGAGGGTTACTATGAATTGCTCCTTGACCGTTAATCTTACTACCCAGGCTATTCAGGACCAGAAGTGTAAGCGCAAGCTCAAACTCTAG
- the LOC125217575 gene encoding uncharacterized protein LOC125217575, translating to MEKPPEQQLDEEKAPSLRRRQLLRCCTCAAASLFFVAILALALAFTVFRVRGPVFVLNGSTAKLDLIPGTRLPRPGSNATIRADVSVRNRNYASFRYGSSASAVYYRGAAIGEARAPPGYMAARRTARMNVTVAIVMERVLAQPGFGEDVEAGRAAMSWRARIGGRMKFWFVKKHVTMKMNCTATVDVVKMVVAEYKFVGATGLRGRGRF from the exons ATGGAGAAACCGCCGGAGCAGCAACTCGACGAAGAAAAAGCCCCCTCTCTCCGGAGACGGCAATTGCTGAGATGCTGCACATGCGCCGCCGCCTCGCTCTTCTTCGTAGCCATACTCGCCTTAGCCCTAGCCTTCACCGTGTTCCGAGTGAGGGGCCCGGTTTTCGTGCTGAACGGCTCCACCGCGAAGCTCGACCTCATCCCCGGCACGCGCCTCCCGCGCCCGGGCTCCAACGCCACCATACGCGCCGACGTCTCGGTGAGGAACCGCAACTACGCGTCGTTCCGGTACGGGAGCTCGGCGTCGGCGGTGTACTACCGCGGCGCGGCGATCGGGGAGGCGCGGGCGCCGCCGGGGTACATGGCGGCGCGGCGGACGGCGAGGATGAACGTGACGGTGGCGATCGTGATGGAGCGGGTGCTGGCGCAGCCGGGCTTCGGGGAGGATGTGGAGGCGGGGCGGGCGGCGATGAGCTGGCGGGCGCGGATTGGCGGGAGGATGAAGTTTTGGTTTGTTAAAAAGCACGTGACGATGAAGATGAACTGTACGGCCACGGTTGATGTTGTGAAGATGGTAGTGGCGGAGTATAAGT TTGTCGGTGCCACTGGATTACGTGGTCGGGGTCGATTTTGA
- the LOC125223321 gene encoding RING-H2 finger protein ATL68-like gives MSTSPPPPPPPPLTVSKNLTSIGLGYAISIALGFLVFFSTVLLASYICYRSLSRRRRRRQFGNPNPQNSAENSIYLPRIIFVAEDDDGGEQNAVVGLEQAVINSYPKLVFTKRSGNWENDAVCAICLCEYREGEMMRMLPDCKHCFHVMCVDAWLKLNASCPVCRNSPLPTPLSTPLQEVVPLSLYADGRRR, from the coding sequence ATGTCCACCTCGccaccacctcctcctccgccgccgctaACCGTCTCCAAAAATCTCACCTCGATCGGCCTCGGCTACGCCATCTCCATCGCCCTCGGCTTCCTCGTCTTCTTCTCCACCGTGCTCCTCGCCTCCTACATCTGCTACCGATCCCTctcccgccgccgccgccgccgccaattCGGAAACCCCAACCCTCAGAATTCGGCCGAGAACAGCATCTATTTGCCGCGCATCATCTTCGTCGCCGAGGACGACGACGGCGGGGAGCAGAACGCGGTGGTAGGGCTGGAGCAGGCGGTAATCAACTCGTATCCGAAGCTGGTGTTCACGAAGCGGAGCGGAAATTGGGAGAACGACGCCGTTTGCGCGATCTGCCTGTGTGAGTATAGGGAGGGGGAGATGATGAGGATGCTGCCTGATTGCAAGCACTGCTTCCACGTGATGTGCGTCGACGCGTGGCTCAAGCTCAACGCCTCCTGCCCTGTCTGCCGGAATTCGCCGCTGCCGACGCCGCTCTCCACTCCGCTGCAGGAGGTGGTGCCGCTCTCTCTATACGCCGATGGCCGGAGACGGTGA